One genomic segment of Pandoraea thiooxydans includes these proteins:
- a CDS encoding fumarate hydratase codes for MATIKQEDLIQSVADALQYISYYHPLDYITALGKAYELEQSPAAKDAIAQILTNSRMCAEGHRPICQDTGIVTIFVKVGMDVRWDAKMGLTDMINEGVRRAYLNPDNVLRASIVNPPDGGRKNTKDNTPAVIHYEIVPGDKVDVTVAAKGGGSENKSKFIMLNPSDSVVDWVLKTVPTMGAGWCPPGMLGIGIGGTAEKAMVLAKESLMDPIDIQEVIARGPRDWIEEMRVELYEKVNALGIGAQGLGGLATVLDVKIMAYPTHAASKPVAMIPNCAATRHAHFVLDGSGVATLEAPPLDAWPKVHWTPNTETSKRVDLNTLTKEEVASWKPGQTLLLSGKMLTGRDAAHKRIADMMAKGETLPVDFTNRVIYYVGPVDPVRDEVVGPAGPTTSTRMDKFTDMMLSKTGLIAMVGKAERGPVAIEAIKQHKAAYLMAVGGAAYLVSKAIRGSRVVAFEDLGMEAIYEFDVRDMPVTVAVDASGVSVHQTGPREWQAKIGKIPVAAA; via the coding sequence ATGGCCACCATCAAGCAGGAAGACCTGATCCAAAGCGTCGCCGATGCGCTTCAGTACATCAGCTATTACCATCCGCTCGACTACATCACCGCGCTGGGCAAGGCGTACGAGCTGGAGCAAAGCCCCGCGGCCAAGGATGCAATCGCGCAGATCCTGACCAACAGCCGGATGTGCGCCGAAGGGCACCGCCCGATCTGCCAGGATACCGGGATCGTGACGATTTTCGTCAAGGTCGGCATGGACGTGCGCTGGGACGCCAAAATGGGGCTGACCGACATGATCAACGAAGGGGTGCGCCGCGCCTACCTGAATCCGGACAACGTGTTGCGCGCCTCGATCGTCAATCCGCCCGACGGTGGGCGCAAGAACACCAAGGACAACACGCCGGCGGTCATCCACTACGAAATCGTGCCGGGCGACAAGGTCGACGTGACGGTAGCCGCCAAGGGCGGCGGCTCGGAGAACAAATCCAAGTTCATCATGCTCAACCCCTCCGACTCGGTCGTCGACTGGGTGCTCAAGACCGTGCCGACCATGGGCGCCGGCTGGTGCCCGCCGGGCATGCTGGGTATCGGCATCGGCGGCACCGCCGAAAAGGCGATGGTGCTGGCCAAGGAATCGTTGATGGACCCGATCGACATCCAGGAAGTGATCGCGCGCGGCCCGCGCGACTGGATCGAGGAAATGCGCGTCGAACTTTATGAAAAGGTCAACGCGCTGGGCATCGGTGCGCAAGGGCTGGGCGGGCTGGCGACCGTGCTCGACGTGAAGATCATGGCGTATCCGACGCACGCCGCCTCCAAGCCGGTGGCGATGATCCCGAACTGCGCGGCCACCCGCCACGCGCACTTCGTGCTCGACGGCTCCGGCGTCGCGACGCTCGAAGCGCCGCCGCTCGACGCCTGGCCGAAGGTGCATTGGACGCCGAATACCGAAACCAGCAAACGCGTCGACCTGAACACGCTGACCAAGGAAGAAGTCGCCAGCTGGAAACCCGGCCAGACGCTGCTGCTCTCGGGCAAGATGCTGACCGGCCGCGACGCGGCGCACAAGCGCATCGCCGACATGATGGCCAAGGGCGAGACGCTGCCGGTCGATTTCACCAACCGCGTGATCTATTACGTCGGCCCGGTCGACCCGGTGCGCGACGAGGTCGTGGGCCCGGCCGGCCCGACCACCTCCACCCGCATGGACAAATTCACCGACATGATGCTGTCCAAGACCGGCCTGATCGCGATGGTCGGCAAGGCCGAGCGCGGCCCGGTGGCGATCGAGGCGATCAAGCAGCACAAGGCCGCCTACCTGATGGCCGTCGGCGGCGCCGCCTACCTGGTCTCGAAAGCGATCCGCGGCTCGCGCGTGGTGGCCTTCGAAGACCTCGGCATGGAAGCCATCTACGAGTTCGACGTGCGGGACATGCCGGTGACCGTCGCGGTGGACGCCAGCGGCGTTTCGGTACATCAGACCGGCCCGCGCGAATGGCAGGCCAAGATCGGCAAGATTCCGGTTGCTGCCGCGTAA
- the acs gene encoding acetate--CoA ligase, whose translation MASIESVMHEQRVFAPPQALVEQANISGMAAYQALCAEAERDHEGFWARLARENVAWHKPFTKVLDQSNAPFYTWFEDGQLNVSYNCLDRNLQNGNAEKTAIIFEADDGTSTPVTYRELHQRVCRFANALKSRGIKKGDRVVIYMPMSIEGVVAMQACARIGATHSVVFAGFSAKSLNERIIDAGAVAVITADEQMRGGRALPLKNVVDEALTLGGCDALHTVVVYRRTGGPATMQAGRDVWMHELSAGQSEQCEPEWVGAEHPLFILYTSGSTGKPKGVQHSSGGYLLWATLTMQWTFDIKPSDVFWCTADIGWVTGHTYIAYGPLAVGATQIVFEGVPTYPNAGRFWDMIARHKVSIFYTAPTAIRSLIKAAESDKSIYPTQYDLSSLRILGSVGEPINPEAWMWYYKNVGGERCPIVDTWWQTETGGHVIAPLPGVTPQVPGSCTLPLPGVAAAIVDETGQDVPNGQGGMLVIKRPWPGLLRTIWGDPERFKNSYFPAELGGKIYLAGDGAIRDRQTGYFTIMGRIDDVLNVSGHRLGTMEIESALVANPLVAEAAVVGRPDDTTGEAVVAFVVLKRARPGGEEAKQIATDLRNWVAKEIGPIAKPRDIRFGENLPKTRSGKIMRRLLRVIAKGEEITQDTSTLENPAILEQLKQSQ comes from the coding sequence ATGGCATCCATCGAATCTGTAATGCATGAGCAACGCGTGTTTGCGCCGCCGCAGGCTCTGGTCGAGCAGGCCAACATCTCGGGCATGGCGGCGTACCAGGCGCTGTGCGCCGAGGCCGAGCGCGATCATGAAGGGTTCTGGGCGCGTCTGGCGCGCGAGAACGTCGCCTGGCACAAGCCGTTCACCAAGGTGCTGGACCAATCCAACGCGCCTTTCTACACGTGGTTCGAAGACGGCCAACTGAACGTCTCCTATAACTGCCTGGACCGCAATCTGCAGAATGGCAATGCCGAGAAGACAGCGATCATCTTCGAGGCGGACGACGGCACCAGCACGCCGGTGACCTATCGCGAGCTGCACCAGCGGGTCTGCCGCTTTGCCAATGCGCTCAAGTCGCGCGGCATCAAGAAGGGCGACCGGGTGGTGATCTACATGCCGATGTCGATCGAAGGCGTGGTGGCGATGCAGGCCTGCGCGCGCATCGGCGCGACCCATTCGGTGGTGTTTGCGGGTTTTTCGGCCAAGTCGCTCAACGAGCGCATCATCGACGCGGGGGCGGTGGCGGTGATCACGGCCGACGAACAGATGCGCGGGGGCCGCGCGCTGCCGCTCAAGAACGTGGTCGACGAGGCGCTCACGCTGGGCGGGTGCGACGCGCTGCACACGGTGGTGGTCTACCGGCGCACGGGCGGGCCAGCCACGATGCAGGCCGGGCGCGACGTGTGGATGCACGAGCTGAGCGCGGGCCAATCGGAACAGTGCGAGCCGGAATGGGTGGGCGCCGAGCACCCGCTGTTCATTCTGTACACGTCGGGCTCGACCGGCAAGCCCAAGGGCGTGCAGCACAGCTCGGGCGGCTATTTGCTGTGGGCCACGCTGACCATGCAGTGGACCTTCGACATCAAGCCCAGCGACGTGTTCTGGTGCACCGCCGACATCGGCTGGGTGACCGGGCATACGTATATCGCCTACGGGCCGCTGGCGGTGGGGGCCACGCAAATCGTATTCGAAGGGGTGCCGACCTACCCGAACGCGGGGCGCTTCTGGGACATGATCGCGCGCCACAAGGTATCGATCTTCTACACGGCGCCCACGGCGATCCGCTCGCTGATCAAGGCGGCGGAGTCGGACAAGAGCATCTACCCGACGCAGTACGACCTGTCGTCGCTGCGCATTCTGGGGTCGGTGGGCGAGCCGATCAATCCGGAAGCCTGGATGTGGTACTACAAGAACGTCGGCGGCGAGCGCTGCCCGATCGTCGACACGTGGTGGCAGACGGAGACCGGCGGGCACGTGATCGCGCCGCTGCCGGGGGTCACGCCGCAGGTGCCGGGCTCGTGCACGCTGCCGTTGCCGGGGGTGGCCGCGGCGATCGTCGACGAGACGGGGCAGGACGTACCGAACGGGCAGGGCGGGATGCTGGTGATCAAGCGGCCGTGGCCGGGGCTGCTGCGCACCATCTGGGGCGACCCGGAGCGCTTCAAGAACAGTTACTTCCCGGCGGAGCTGGGGGGCAAGATCTATCTGGCCGGCGACGGCGCGATTCGTGACCGGCAGACCGGCTACTTCACGATCATGGGTCGTATCGACGACGTGCTCAACGTCTCGGGGCACCGGCTGGGCACGATGGAGATCGAGTCGGCGCTGGTGGCCAATCCGCTGGTGGCCGAGGCGGCCGTGGTGGGGCGCCCGGACGACACGACGGGCGAGGCGGTGGTCGCGTTCGTGGTGCTCAAGCGTGCGCGTCCGGGCGGCGAGGAGGCCAAGCAGATCGCCACCGATCTGCGCAACTGGGTGGCCAAGGAGATCGGGCCGATCGCCAAGCCGCGCGACATCCGCTTCGGCGAGAACCTGCCGAAGACCCGTTCGGGCAAGATCATGCGGCGCCTGCTGCGCGTGATCGCCAAGGGCGAGGAGATTACCCAGGACACTTCCACCCTGGAGAACCCGGCCATCCTCGAGCAGCTCAAGCAGTCGCAATGA
- a CDS encoding DUF4212 domain-containing protein, with protein MNSSATPADPVALAERRARLAAAYWRRNLALIAVLMFVGFAATFVPVYWAPELSGLHCFGWPLPFYMGAQGAMLVYLLLICFYAIGQRRNDMHFRRDLAALEARARNGAAITEGRDTQ; from the coding sequence ATGAACTCGAGCGCCACACCCGCTGATCCGGTTGCCCTGGCCGAGCGTCGGGCTCGGCTGGCGGCGGCCTATTGGCGTCGCAATCTCGCGCTGATCGCGGTGCTGATGTTCGTCGGATTCGCGGCGACTTTCGTGCCGGTGTACTGGGCACCCGAATTGTCCGGCCTGCATTGCTTCGGCTGGCCGCTGCCGTTTTACATGGGCGCGCAGGGCGCGATGCTGGTCTACCTGCTGCTGATCTGTTTTTATGCGATCGGCCAGCGCCGCAACGACATGCACTTCAGGCGCGACCTGGCCGCGCTGGAGGCCCGCGCGCGCAACGGCGCGGCAATCACCGAAGGGCGTGATACGCAATGA
- a CDS encoding sodium:solute symporter family protein: MSLMRRLTRYYLYYTAGFVAFVVMVALLERTYGAGVWVGYVFLFVTIAIYAVIGLVARTSDPVEYYVAGRRVPPVFNGMACAADWMSAASFMGLAGSLYVSGFDGLAYVMGWTGGYCLVAFLLAPYLRKLGRYTLPDFLGTRYDSNIVRGVGVFSTILCSFVYLVAQIQGVGLIAARFIGVDFSIGIFFGLAGILVCSFLGGMRAVTWTQVAQYIIMIVAFLVTTALVGHQTGTGWLPQLSYGKVLARVEQIEHTLDAQAPEQAVRDHYRQLAMQMQQRLDGLPHSYAQGKTELRQQLRALRQRNAALREVKAVEDKLQAYPRSVHEARDAWTARRNDYQARSQVPQSMTVPFAATDPAARESKRLNFLLLMLCLMVGTASLPHILTRYNTTTGVQAARSSVGWTLFFVVLLYVSAPVLAVLLKYDVLTHLVGQRYDNLPAWVSQWQKVMPAQLEISDVYRDGVVQWGEIWMHPDMLVLAAPEIAGLPYVISGLIAAGALAAVLSTADGLLLTIANALSHDVYFHMLDRQASAQKRVTASKLLVLCVALFAAYVTSLQLGNILFLVGAAFSLAASSLFPVLVLGVFWRRVTRAGAIAGMLAGLGVCVYYVVATYPFFTRLTGFTGVRWFGVDPISAGTFGIPAGFAAAILVSLLSPRPDQRTRQLVSYLREP; this comes from the coding sequence ATGAGCCTGATGCGCCGCCTGACGCGCTACTACCTCTATTACACGGCGGGTTTCGTTGCTTTTGTGGTCATGGTGGCGCTGCTCGAGCGGACCTATGGCGCCGGCGTCTGGGTCGGCTATGTTTTCCTGTTCGTGACGATCGCTATTTACGCGGTCATCGGGTTGGTGGCACGCACCTCCGATCCGGTCGAGTATTACGTTGCAGGCCGGCGCGTGCCGCCGGTCTTCAACGGCATGGCGTGCGCCGCTGACTGGATGAGCGCGGCATCCTTCATGGGATTGGCCGGCTCGCTCTATGTCTCGGGTTTCGACGGGCTGGCCTACGTGATGGGGTGGACCGGCGGCTACTGCCTGGTCGCGTTCCTGCTGGCGCCCTATCTACGCAAGCTCGGCCGCTATACGTTGCCGGACTTTCTCGGCACGCGCTATGACAGCAACATCGTGCGGGGCGTCGGCGTTTTTTCCACCATCCTGTGCTCGTTCGTCTACCTGGTGGCGCAAATACAGGGGGTCGGACTGATTGCCGCCCGCTTTATCGGCGTCGATTTCTCGATCGGCATCTTCTTCGGGCTGGCGGGCATTCTGGTGTGCTCGTTTCTCGGCGGCATGCGTGCGGTGACGTGGACGCAGGTGGCGCAGTACATCATCATGATCGTCGCCTTTCTGGTGACCACCGCGCTCGTCGGCCACCAGACCGGCACCGGCTGGCTGCCGCAACTGAGCTACGGCAAAGTGCTCGCGCGCGTCGAGCAAATCGAGCATACGCTCGATGCACAGGCCCCGGAGCAGGCCGTGCGCGATCATTACCGGCAACTGGCCATGCAGATGCAGCAGCGGCTCGATGGCTTGCCGCACAGCTACGCGCAAGGCAAGACCGAACTGCGCCAGCAGTTGCGCGCACTGCGGCAGCGCAACGCCGCGCTGCGCGAGGTCAAGGCGGTCGAGGACAAACTGCAGGCCTACCCGCGCAGCGTGCACGAGGCGCGCGACGCCTGGACGGCCAGGCGCAACGACTATCAGGCCCGCTCTCAGGTGCCGCAATCGATGACCGTGCCGTTCGCTGCGACGGACCCGGCCGCGCGCGAGTCCAAGCGCCTGAATTTCCTGCTGTTGATGCTTTGCCTGATGGTCGGCACGGCCAGCCTGCCGCACATTCTCACGCGCTACAACACGACCACCGGAGTCCAGGCGGCGCGCAGCTCGGTTGGCTGGACCTTGTTCTTCGTCGTCTTGCTCTATGTCAGCGCTCCTGTGCTGGCCGTCTTGCTCAAATACGACGTGCTCACGCATCTGGTCGGGCAGCGCTACGACAACTTGCCGGCATGGGTGTCGCAATGGCAAAAAGTCATGCCGGCGCAGCTCGAGATCAGCGACGTCTATCGCGACGGCGTAGTCCAGTGGGGCGAAATCTGGATGCACCCCGACATGCTCGTGCTGGCCGCGCCCGAGATTGCCGGCTTGCCATACGTGATCTCGGGCCTGATCGCCGCGGGCGCGCTGGCAGCCGTGCTCTCTACCGCCGACGGGCTGCTGCTGACCATCGCCAACGCGCTCTCGCACGACGTCTACTTCCACATGCTCGATCGCCAGGCGAGCGCGCAAAAGCGCGTTACCGCTTCAAAGCTGCTCGTGCTGTGCGTGGCGCTGTTCGCCGCCTATGTGACCTCTCTGCAACTCGGCAACATCCTGTTTCTCGTCGGCGCCGCTTTTTCGCTGGCCGCCTCCAGCCTGTTTCCCGTGCTGGTGCTCGGTGTCTTCTGGCGCCGCGTCACGCGCGCCGGCGCCATCGCCGGCATGCTCGCCGGGCTCGGGGTCTGCGTGTACTACGTCGTTGCGACGTACCCATTTTTCACGCGTCTGACCGGCTTCACCGGCGTCCGCTGGTTCGGCGTCGACCCGATCAGCGCGGGCACCTTCGGCATACCGGCGGGCTTCGCCGCGGCGATTCTGGTGAGCCTGTTGAGCCCGCGCCCGGATCAACGCACCCGTCAACTGGTGAGCTACCTGCGCGAGCCATGA
- a CDS encoding tyrosine-type recombinase/integrase: protein MPKKRNCENRGLPSRWRHFHGAYYYRVPSGLESKWDGKTQFLLGKSLPEAYKVWADRLETLDDAKTINELLDLYSQRVVPNKQITTQAQNAVAIKRLRAVLGNLPLLGLQPRHVYQYFDKRAAKISARREIEVLSHAYRKAVEWGFINRHPFSGEVRLEGERPRTRYVEDWEIIECLSLEPRRKAGSVSMIQVYICIKLLTGLRRGDLLRLTMADLKDDGIHVTPSKTARSTGKRIIIEWTDELRHSIATAKAFRPVRTSPWLFCNRRGECYFNEKNGRAGGWDTMWRNFMNRVLEETQVKEHFTEHDLRAKCASDAETLQHARALLAHADEKVTEKFYRRKPERVKPLR from the coding sequence ATGCCGAAGAAAAGAAATTGCGAAAATCGCGGACTACCTTCACGTTGGAGGCATTTTCACGGAGCCTACTACTATAGGGTGCCAAGTGGACTTGAAAGCAAGTGGGACGGAAAGACACAATTTCTTCTTGGTAAGTCGCTACCCGAGGCTTACAAGGTATGGGCAGATCGGTTAGAAACGCTAGACGACGCCAAGACGATCAATGAATTGCTTGATCTGTATTCCCAGAGAGTAGTGCCCAACAAACAAATCACTACCCAGGCCCAAAATGCAGTTGCAATCAAGCGATTGAGAGCAGTTCTTGGAAATCTTCCGTTGTTAGGACTACAGCCGCGTCACGTTTATCAATATTTCGATAAACGCGCCGCGAAAATATCTGCAAGACGAGAAATCGAGGTTCTATCACACGCTTATAGAAAAGCCGTTGAGTGGGGATTCATCAATCGCCATCCATTTAGCGGGGAGGTGCGGCTTGAGGGAGAGCGTCCACGCACACGATATGTGGAGGACTGGGAGATAATCGAGTGCTTGTCGCTAGAGCCGCGCCGCAAGGCAGGTAGCGTATCGATGATACAAGTATACATATGCATCAAATTACTGACAGGCCTGCGGCGTGGCGATCTCCTCCGCCTGACGATGGCGGACCTTAAAGACGATGGCATACATGTCACTCCGTCGAAAACGGCGCGATCAACTGGCAAGCGGATCATAATCGAATGGACTGACGAACTTCGACATTCGATCGCTACAGCGAAAGCGTTCCGTCCTGTGAGGACCTCACCATGGTTGTTTTGCAATCGGCGCGGCGAATGCTATTTCAATGAGAAAAACGGGCGCGCCGGTGGCTGGGATACGATGTGGCGAAACTTTATGAACCGAGTCCTCGAGGAGACACAGGTCAAGGAGCACTTCACCGAGCACGATTTACGCGCAAAGTGCGCTAGCGACGCAGAAACGCTCCAACACGCAAGAGCGCTTTTGGCGCACGCGGACGAGAAGGTCACAGAGAAATTCTACAGGCGCAAACCCGAGCGGGTAAAGCCGTTACGCTAG
- a CDS encoding DUF4224 domain-containing protein, translated as MSQGDPGCTQTESPAFDNRRPGEVTVNERLPLDTRYSRSTTSMFLLEDELQQLTGRRQRHSQARALRAMGIEHKMRPDGRVIVLRQHVEQVLGMRASQGKSDEVIPNWGAA; from the coding sequence ATGTCCCAAGGAGATCCCGGTTGCACTCAAACCGAATCTCCAGCATTTGACAATAGAAGACCCGGAGAAGTCACAGTGAACGAGCGACTCCCACTCGATACTAGATACAGCCGATCGACGACCTCGATGTTTCTTTTGGAAGATGAATTACAGCAATTAACCGGTCGTCGCCAACGCCATAGCCAAGCGCGGGCACTCCGAGCCATGGGCATCGAGCACAAGATGCGCCCAGACGGCCGTGTCATTGTTTTACGCCAACATGTTGAGCAAGTATTGGGGATGAGGGCTAGTCAGGGAAAATCCGATGAAGTGATTCCGAATTGGGGAGCTGCTTAA
- a CDS encoding tyrosine-type recombinase/integrase, giving the protein MPLQLKGQAIMDRANQRDVGVGAGKQRGLSQSGLEGDGWRNQLQALIDAHAGVRVNGKVASFRTRDVAATEVFAAFNTLRESLGFKLQSPRNLSEKHIQALVNHWYRNGRAVSTIRQNLSILRKFSGWIGKRGMVKSLPVYLPGVDPKDLRTSAIAERSRSWSENGVNVEAKIAEADALDEKLGLMLRMAVIFGLRRKELVLLKPWKADHGDALMIYANGGPKGGRPRAIPITTELQRATLDFVKARTPKTHHLGWYVTRLGKPTSLEYNVKEYLRWLEQLGITRKVAGVTGHGLRAEYAENEALLRGLIPATLGGSADQMLKEDIAVVQAQVSENMGHSRLAVTNSYYGSFKRLRREKLTSSATIRAKDTSRAEAEEQVHNFADSADGNGSAWSNGDPVRVAASIKNGPLGLLAIDGVQVDQSAQLASNSDEVQFPRLLAEIAATQESLDLSKLAQAMDLTIDEVNSLFERAREAWEAKKQGAARTEADPENWAEQKWKNPA; this is encoded by the coding sequence GTGCCGCTGCAGCTGAAGGGTCAAGCAATCATGGATAGAGCGAACCAACGGGATGTGGGAGTGGGAGCGGGGAAGCAGCGAGGTCTGAGTCAAAGCGGGCTGGAAGGTGACGGCTGGCGAAACCAGCTACAGGCCCTGATTGACGCGCATGCGGGTGTGCGGGTCAATGGGAAGGTGGCTTCATTTCGCACGCGGGATGTGGCGGCGACCGAGGTATTTGCGGCTTTCAACACGCTGCGGGAGAGTCTGGGGTTCAAGTTGCAGAGTCCGCGAAATCTAAGCGAAAAGCACATCCAAGCGTTGGTGAACCATTGGTATCGAAATGGGCGGGCTGTGAGCACGATTCGGCAGAATTTGTCGATCCTGCGCAAGTTTTCCGGCTGGATTGGCAAACGCGGCATGGTGAAGAGTTTGCCTGTGTATTTGCCGGGGGTGGATCCAAAGGATCTGCGCACGAGTGCGATCGCGGAGCGGTCTCGTTCATGGAGCGAGAATGGTGTCAACGTTGAGGCGAAAATTGCCGAGGCGGATGCCCTGGACGAAAAGCTGGGCCTGATGCTGCGGATGGCGGTGATCTTTGGTTTGCGTCGCAAGGAGCTCGTACTGTTGAAGCCGTGGAAGGCTGACCACGGCGACGCGTTGATGATCTACGCGAACGGCGGTCCCAAGGGCGGCCGGCCTCGCGCTATCCCAATCACCACCGAATTGCAGAGGGCGACACTCGACTTTGTGAAGGCGCGAACCCCGAAGACGCATCATCTGGGTTGGTACGTGACTCGGCTCGGGAAGCCCACCTCCCTCGAATATAACGTCAAGGAGTATCTGCGATGGTTGGAACAGCTCGGAATTACCCGGAAGGTCGCTGGGGTAACTGGCCACGGCTTGAGAGCCGAGTACGCTGAAAATGAGGCCTTGCTTCGAGGCTTGATTCCAGCAACGCTCGGTGGGAGCGCTGATCAAATGCTCAAAGAAGACATAGCCGTGGTGCAGGCGCAGGTGAGCGAAAACATGGGTCACTCGCGGCTGGCTGTAACGAACTCTTATTATGGGAGCTTTAAGAGGCTGCGCCGCGAAAAACTGACGTCATCAGCGACTATTCGCGCCAAGGATACCTCCCGGGCAGAAGCGGAGGAACAGGTCCACAATTTTGCGGACTCTGCAGATGGCAATGGCAGTGCCTGGTCGAATGGGGATCCCGTCCGAGTTGCGGCGAGTATTAAAAATGGCCCCCTCGGTCTGCTCGCCATTGATGGGGTTCAGGTCGACCAGAGTGCGCAGCTGGCCTCAAACAGCGATGAAGTTCAGTTTCCGCGGTTGCTCGCCGAAATAGCGGCAACTCAGGAAAGCCTTGACCTTTCAAAGCTCGCTCAGGCTATGGATCTCACAATTGACGAGGTCAATTCGCTTTTCGAGCGTGCCCGTGAAGCATGGGAGGCCAAAAAACAGGGTGCTGCTCGGACTGAGGCTGACCCAGAAAACTGGGCCGAGCAAAAGTGGAAAAATCCGGCATGA
- a CDS encoding NYN domain-containing protein — translation MAKEDLQRLAVLIDADNASAAVVKELLEEVARYGTATIKRAYGDWTTPNLAGWKDQLHRHAIQPIQQFAYTNGKNSTDSAFIIDAMDLLYAGRVDGFCIVSSDSDFTRLATRLREAGKAVYGLGERKTPEPFIAACDKFIFFEVLGKLREPARAVNVPDLPELKGLLIHAINETSRDGGWAPLSAVGSFIGKNNASFDPRNYGFAKLGELVRKQHYLECKDTPDASGFVHLQVKVR, via the coding sequence ATGGCGAAAGAGGATCTTCAGAGACTTGCCGTGCTGATCGACGCGGATAATGCGTCAGCAGCCGTTGTAAAAGAGCTTTTGGAAGAAGTCGCGAGGTATGGCACCGCAACGATTAAGCGGGCTTATGGAGACTGGACCACGCCAAATTTGGCGGGATGGAAAGACCAGTTACATCGTCACGCGATCCAGCCTATTCAACAGTTCGCGTACACGAACGGTAAGAATTCAACGGATTCCGCATTCATCATCGACGCAATGGATCTGCTATATGCAGGTCGCGTTGACGGATTCTGTATCGTTTCAAGTGACAGTGATTTCACGAGACTTGCGACTCGTCTTCGGGAAGCCGGCAAGGCGGTGTACGGACTCGGTGAACGAAAGACACCTGAGCCGTTCATTGCTGCTTGCGACAAGTTCATTTTCTTTGAAGTATTGGGGAAGCTCAGGGAACCCGCTAGGGCGGTGAATGTGCCCGATCTGCCAGAGCTAAAGGGCCTTTTGATTCACGCGATAAATGAAACTTCGCGCGACGGCGGATGGGCGCCGCTATCGGCCGTTGGCTCTTTTATAGGTAAGAACAACGCGTCTTTTGATCCTCGCAACTACGGATTTGCAAAACTCGGTGAGCTAGTGCGCAAGCAACATTACTTGGAATGCAAAGATACACCCGACGCATCTGGATTCGTGCATCTGCAAGTTAAAGTTAGATGA
- the istA gene encoding IS21 family transposase, producing MLHKEEWMEIHVLKAQGLSERQIARQLGISRNTVARYLDAPQAPKYKMREPRATKLEPFKAYIEKRIAQARPDWIPAPAMLRELRAQGYTGQIRQLQDFMRSRKPIPKDDPVVRFETAPGQQMQCDFVVFRRGRAPLYAFTATLGYSRWRWVCFTSDETAATLVACHHALFEALGGVPREVLYDNAKSVVIKRDGYGQGQHRWNDDFLDMAKLYGFMPRLCRPYRARTKGKVERFHRYLRGNFYVPLDSRMRASGLVVDVATANAEVGKWLRDVANRRVHPQTGHAPCTLYENVEKAQLQSLPKHVPKLQPSWPATRPVREQIHSLQHPLSVYQQILTEVVA from the coding sequence GTGCTACACAAGGAAGAGTGGATGGAAATTCATGTGCTCAAGGCCCAGGGCCTCTCGGAGCGACAGATAGCCCGCCAGCTGGGCATTTCGCGAAACACGGTTGCGCGGTACCTGGATGCACCGCAGGCACCGAAGTACAAGATGCGCGAGCCACGAGCGACCAAACTGGAGCCGTTCAAAGCCTATATCGAGAAGCGGATTGCGCAGGCCCGGCCGGATTGGATACCGGCACCGGCCATGCTGCGCGAGTTGCGTGCACAGGGCTACACCGGCCAGATCCGGCAATTACAGGATTTCATGCGAAGCCGCAAGCCGATTCCCAAGGACGATCCGGTGGTACGCTTTGAGACCGCACCCGGCCAGCAGATGCAGTGTGATTTCGTCGTGTTCCGGCGCGGACGTGCTCCTCTCTATGCGTTCACGGCCACCCTCGGCTACAGCCGCTGGCGCTGGGTATGCTTCACTAGCGACGAGACCGCCGCCACGCTGGTCGCCTGCCACCATGCTCTGTTCGAGGCCTTGGGGGGTGTGCCCAGGGAGGTCCTGTACGACAATGCCAAGAGCGTCGTGATCAAGCGCGACGGCTACGGCCAAGGCCAGCATCGCTGGAACGATGACTTCCTGGACATGGCCAAGCTGTATGGCTTCATGCCGCGCCTGTGCCGTCCGTATCGCGCTCGCACCAAGGGCAAGGTAGAGCGTTTCCACCGCTACTTGCGCGGCAACTTCTATGTCCCGCTGGACAGCCGGATGCGCGCCAGCGGACTGGTCGTCGATGTCGCCACCGCCAATGCCGAAGTCGGCAAATGGCTGCGTGATGTAGCCAACCGCCGCGTGCATCCGCAAACCGGTCATGCCCCGTGCACCCTGTATGAGAACGTCGAGAAGGCACAGCTGCAATCATTACCAAAGCACGTACCGAAGCTTCAGCCGAGCTGGCCGGCGACACGGCCGGTGCGTGAGCAGATCCACTCGCTTCAGCATCCGCTGTCGGTCTACCAACAGATCCTCACGGAGGTGGTGGCATGA